Proteins found in one Sardina pilchardus chromosome 3, fSarPil1.1, whole genome shotgun sequence genomic segment:
- the bud31 gene encoding protein BUD31 homolog — protein MPKVKRSRKPPPDGWELIEPTLDELDQKMREAETEPHEGKRKVESLWPIFRLHHQRSRYIFDLFYKRKAISRELYDYCIKEGYADKNLIAKWKKQGYENLCCLRCIQTRDTNFGTNCICRVPKSKLEVGRIIECTHCGCRGCSG, from the exons ATGCCGAAAGTGAAGAGGAGCAGAAAGCCTCCTCCGGACGGTTGGGAGCTAATTGAACCCACTTTGGATGAGCTCGATCAAAAAATGAGAGAAG CTGAAACAGAACCTCATGAAGGCAAACGTAAAGTTGAATCCCTCTGGCCCATATTTAGATTGCACCACCAGCGCAGTCGGTACATCTTTGACCTGTTTTATAAAAGAAAGGCAATCAGTAGAG AGCTGTACGATTATTGCATAAAGGAGGGATATGCGGATAAAAACCTCATTGCGAAATGGAAGAAACAAGGTTATGAAAACCTGTGCTGTTTGAGATGTATTCAGACTCGGGACACCAACTTTGGAACCAACTGCATTTGCAGAGTTCCCAAAAGCAAACTCGAAGTG GGACGCATCATCGAATGTACACATTGTGGATGCAGAGGCTGCTCTGGATGA